Proteins from a genomic interval of Sphingobacterium sp. SYP-B4668:
- a CDS encoding response regulator transcription factor has protein sequence MNLLLPFNFNKESPAKQYSPRYRASLPVVIYFFGYNGQKSITGRFYPSKTILFFNPINGLVVLDGWVPKVKSDCGAHLLGILIIDDYITKPCDPEELVLRIQNILRRSHTLTPPNEIHIGTYVLNQANFVLIHENETFRLTEREMHLLSYLWARNHQVVTREQILEEAWMFSLVDCASI, from the coding sequence ATGAATTTATTGCTTCCCTTTAACTTCAATAAAGAGTCTCCCGCAAAACAATACTCACCTAGGTATCGTGCATCCCTTCCTGTGGTAATTTACTTTTTCGGATACAATGGTCAGAAGTCCATTACTGGTCGATTTTATCCTTCAAAGACGATTTTGTTCTTCAATCCTATCAATGGTCTTGTTGTTCTTGATGGTTGGGTTCCCAAAGTTAAATCGGATTGTGGCGCTCACCTTTTGGGTATCTTGATAATCGATGATTATATCACCAAGCCCTGCGACCCCGAAGAGCTGGTGCTGCGTATCCAAAATATATTACGTAGAAGTCATACACTAACACCCCCGAATGAAATCCATATCGGAACCTATGTCTTGAATCAAGCCAATTTTGTATTGATTCATGAAAATGAAACTTTTCGATTGACCGAACGAGAGATGCATCTGTTGAGTTATTTATGGGCACGTAATCACCAAGTTGTAACTAGAGAACAGATTCTGGAAGAAGCATGGATGTTTTCATTAGTAGATTGCGCAAGTATCTAA
- a CDS encoding transketolase yields MSADINKLEQIASQVRRDIVRMVHACQSGHPGGSLGCTDYFVALYFNAMKHDPSFNMDGIGEDLFFLSNGHISPVFYSTLAHAGYFEISELATFRKINSRLQGHPTTHEHLPGIRIASGSLGQGLSVAIGAAQAKKLNKDSNLVYVLMGDGELQEGQVWEAAMYAPHNKVDNLIATVDYNKAQIDGSTDQVLSLGNLRAKWEAFGWDVMEIEKGNDMTAVVAGLAEAKSRTGKGKPVVILLHTEMGNGVDFMMGSHKWHGVAPNDDQLASALGQLTETLGDY; encoded by the coding sequence ATGAGTGCAGATATAAACAAACTAGAACAAATCGCATCACAAGTAAGACGTGACATCGTACGTATGGTACACGCATGTCAGTCAGGACACCCTGGAGGATCATTGGGTTGTACCGATTATTTTGTGGCGCTTTATTTCAATGCCATGAAACATGATCCATCTTTCAATATGGATGGAATCGGGGAAGATTTATTTTTCTTGTCGAATGGCCACATTTCACCAGTGTTCTACAGTACCTTGGCGCATGCTGGTTATTTTGAAATTAGTGAACTAGCCACCTTCAGAAAAATCAACTCTCGTCTTCAAGGACACCCGACTACACACGAGCACCTTCCGGGTATCCGTATTGCGTCTGGTTCATTGGGTCAAGGTCTTTCGGTAGCTATTGGTGCTGCACAAGCAAAGAAATTAAACAAGGATAGTAACCTTGTGTATGTATTGATGGGAGATGGGGAACTTCAAGAGGGTCAAGTATGGGAAGCTGCGATGTATGCTCCACATAATAAAGTCGACAATCTGATTGCTACTGTTGACTATAACAAAGCGCAGATTGATGGCTCCACGGACCAGGTCCTCTCCTTGGGTAACCTTCGTGCTAAATGGGAAGCATTCGGCTGGGATGTCATGGAAATTGAAAAAGGTAATGACATGACTGCAGTAGTGGCTGGACTTGCTGAAGCGAAATCGCGTACTGGAAAAGGAAAGCCAGTTGTTATTCTCCTGCACACCGAAATGGGCAATGGTGTAGACTTCATGATGGGCTCTCACAAGTGGCATGGGGTCGCTCCAAATGATGACCAATTGGCATCTGCATTAGGTCAATTAACGGAAACTTTAGGAGATTATTAA
- a CDS encoding transketolase family protein, with protein sequence MKKYTYTESKDTRSGFGAGLLEAGKQDENVVALCADLIGSLKMNDFIKEFPERFFQIGIAEANMMGIAAGLTIGGKIPFTGTFANFSTGRVYDQIRQSIAYSDKNVKIAASHAGLTLGEDGATHQILEDIGLMKMLPGMTVINPCDFNQTKAATIAVSKHQGPVYLRFGRPVVPNFTPADQEFVIGKAVLLNEGTDVTIIATGHLVWEAIQAGEKLAELGISAEIVNIHTIKPLDEEAILASVGKTKCVVTAEEHNRLGGLGDSVAQVLAKHLPSPQEYVAVNDSFGESGTPAQLMEKYGLNADAIVAAAQKVIKRK encoded by the coding sequence ATGAAAAAATACACATACACAGAATCAAAAGACACACGTTCGGGATTTGGAGCTGGATTATTAGAAGCAGGTAAGCAAGACGAAAATGTTGTGGCGCTATGTGCTGACTTAATCGGTTCACTAAAAATGAACGACTTCATAAAAGAATTTCCAGAGCGCTTCTTCCAAATTGGTATCGCAGAAGCGAACATGATGGGTATTGCAGCAGGATTGACTATTGGTGGAAAAATTCCATTCACGGGAACTTTCGCTAACTTTTCAACAGGTCGTGTCTACGATCAGATTCGTCAGTCTATTGCTTATTCAGACAAAAATGTTAAGATTGCGGCCTCACATGCTGGATTGACTTTGGGTGAAGATGGTGCTACTCATCAAATCTTAGAGGATATCGGCTTAATGAAAATGCTGCCAGGAATGACCGTCATCAACCCTTGTGATTTCAATCAAACTAAAGCTGCTACTATAGCTGTTTCCAAACATCAGGGTCCGGTCTATTTACGTTTTGGACGTCCTGTAGTACCTAACTTTACTCCTGCTGACCAAGAGTTTGTTATTGGAAAAGCGGTCCTGTTGAACGAAGGTACAGATGTCACGATTATAGCAACTGGACACTTAGTATGGGAGGCTATCCAAGCTGGGGAAAAACTGGCGGAATTGGGCATCAGTGCCGAGATTGTTAACATCCACACGATTAAACCTTTAGATGAAGAAGCTATTTTAGCGTCTGTTGGCAAGACAAAATGTGTCGTCACTGCTGAAGAGCACAACCGTCTTGGTGGATTGGGTGACAGCGTGGCTCAAGTATTGGCTAAACATCTTCCTAGCCCACAAGAGTACGTTGCGGTCAACGACAGTTTTGGTGAGTCGGGTACCCCTGCTCAACTTATGGAAAAATACGGATTGAATGCAGACGCTATT